Proteins from a genomic interval of Neovison vison isolate M4711 chromosome 4, ASM_NN_V1, whole genome shotgun sequence:
- the CALD1 gene encoding caldesmon isoform X3, which yields MDDFERRRELRRQKREEMRLEAERIAYQRNDDDEEEAARERRRRARQERLRQKQEEESLGQVTDQVEVNAQNSVADEEVKTSTAHTQLEGDDEAALLERLARREERRQKRLQEALERQKEFDPTVTDAGLSLPSRRMQNNAADSEAAEKEEKSERRQERYEMEETEIVTKSYQKNDWRDAEEKKQEGKEKEEEEEEKPKQGSREENQVEVTVQGGTTETAVPPLETGQLSAEEPRTEEEQERGADEVAHNGSLETEGREQAEADRARMEAEERDRMKAEQEQRVAEEQARLEAEERAAAQERERREAAERERAERERRAAEERQRAKAEEEEKAKIEEQKLRQLEENRSEMQEKKHTGEKVEEKMKGKWVNEKKAQEDKLQTAVQKKQEEEKGAKAQVKREKSQEDKPTFKKEIKDEKIKKDKEPKEVKSFLDGKKGFTEVKSQNGEFMTHKLKHTENSFSRPGARAGEAKEAEGASQVEAGKRLEELRRRRGETESEEFEKLKQKQQEAAQELEELKKKREERRKILEEEEQKRKQEEAERKVREEEEKRRLKEEIERRRAEAAEKRQKMPEDSLSDDKKPFKCFTPKGSSLKIEERAEFLNKSVQKSGIKSTHQAAVVSKIDSRLEQYTSAIEGTKTARPLKPAASDLPVPAEGVRNIKSMWEKGNVFSSPTVSGTPNKETAGLKVGVSSRINEWLTKTPDGNKSPAPKPSDLRPGDVSGKRNLWEKQSVDKVTSPTKQV from the exons GATCGCCTACCAGAGGAACGATGACGACGAGGAAGAGGCCGCCCGTGAACGGCGCCGCCGCGCCCGGCAGGAGAGGCTGCggcagaagcaggaggaagaaTCCCTGGGGCAGGTGACTGACCAGGTGGAGGTGAATGCCCAGAACAG TGTGGCCGACGAGGAGGTCAAGACAAGCACCGCACACACGCAGCTGGAGGGCGACGACGAGGCTGCGCTCCTGGAGCGTCTGGCTCGGCGGGAGGAAAGACGCCAGAAACGCTTGCAGGAAGCCCTGGAGCGGCAGAAGGAGTTCGACCCCACGGTCACGGACGCGGGCCTGTCGCTGCCCAGCCGGAGGATGCAGAACAACGCGGCCGACAGCGAGGCCGccgagaaggaagaaaagagtgagCGTCGCCAGGAAAGATACGAGATGGAGGAGACGGAAATCGTCACCAAGTCCTATCAGAAGAACGACTGGAGGGACGCTGAGGAgaaaaagcaggaaggaaaagaaaaggaggaagaggaggaagagaagccaaAGCAAGGGAGCCGGGAAGAAAATCAGGTAGAGGTGACCGTACAAGGCGGAACAACAGAAACAGCGGTCCCGCCGTTGGAAACCGGGCAGCTCAGTGCAGAAGAGCCTAGAACAGAGGAGGAGCAGGAACGGGGTGCAGATGAGGTCGCCCACAATGGCAGCCTGGAGACAGAAGGGAGGGAGCAAGCTGAGGCAGACAGGGCCAGGATGGAAgcggaagaaagagacagaatgaaagctgagcaggagcagagggtaGCAGAGGAGCAAGCCAGactggaagcagaagagagagcagCTGcgcaggagagagaaaggagggaggcgGCCGAGAGGGAGAGGGCTGAGCGAGAGAGAAGAGCAGCGGAGGAGAGGCAGCgggcaaaggcagaggaagaggagaaagctaAGATAGAAGAGCAGAAGCTCCGGCAGCTAGAAGAGAACAGAAGTGAAATGCAAGAGAAAAAGCACACAGGGGAAAAGgtagaggagaaaatgaaagggaaatgggtaaatgaaaagaaagcgCAAGAAGATAAACTTCAGACAGCTGTGCAAAAGAAACAG gaagaagaaaagggggcCAAAGCAcaagttaaaagagaaaaatcccaagaagaCAAGCCTACCTTCAAAAAAGAG ATCAAAGATGAGAAGATTAAGAAGGACAAAGAGCCCAAAGAAGTGAAGAGCTTCTTGGATGGAAAGAAGGGATTTACAGAAGTGAAGTCACAGAATGGAGAATTCATGACGCACAAACTTAAACACACCGAGAATAGTTTCAG CCGCCCGGGAGCAAGGGCTGGCGAGGCCAAGGAGGCCGAAGGTGCTTCGCAGGTGGAGGCCGGCAAGCGCCTGGAGGAACTTCGCCGTCGCCGCGGGGAAACCGAGAGTGAGGAGTTCGAGAAGCTCAAACAGAAGCAGCAAGAAGCAgcccaggagctggaggagctgaAGAAAAAGCGGGAGGAGCGAAGGAAGATCctagaggaggaagagcagaagcggaagcaggaggaagcagagagaaaagtcaGAGAGGAG gaagagaagaggaggctAAAGGAAGAGATTGAAAGGCGACGGGCAGAAGCTGCCGAGAAACGTCAGAAGATGCCCGAAGACAGCTTATCAGATGACAAGAAGCCATTCAAGTGTTTCACTCCTAAAGGTTCATCTCTCAAG ATAGAAGAGCGAGCAGAATTTTTGAATAAGTCTGTACAAAAAAG TGGCATCAAATCAACTCATCAAGCAGCAGTCGTCTCCAAGATTGACAGCAGACTGGAGCAGTACACCAGTGCAATTGAG ggaacaaaaaccgCCAGACCTCTGAAGCCAGCGGCCTCGGATCTTCCCGTTCCTGCTGAAGGTGTCCGCAACATCAAGAGCATGTGGGAGAAAGGGAATGTGTTTTCCTCCCCCACTGTGTCAGGCACACCGAATAAG GAGACTGCTGGCTTGAAGGTGGGGGTGTCCAGCCGCATCAATGAATGGCTAACCAAAACCCCAGATGGAAATAAGTCACCCGCTCCCAAACCGTCT GATTTGAGGCCAGGAGACGTATCTGGCAAGCGGAACCTCTGGGAAAAGCAATCTGTGGATAAGGTCACTTCTCCCACTAAG CAGGTCTGA
- the CALD1 gene encoding caldesmon isoform X5, whose amino-acid sequence MDDFERRRELRRQKREEMRLEAERIAYQRNDDDEEEAARERRRRARQERLRQKQEEESLGQVTDQVEVNAQNSVADEEVKTSTAHTQLEGDDEAALLERLARREERRQKRLQEALERQKEFDPTVTDAGLSLPSRRMQNNAADSEAAEKEEKSERRQERYEMEETEIVTKSYQKNDWRDAEEKKQEGKEKEEEEEEKPKQGSREENQIKDEKIKKDKEPKEVKSFLDGKKGFTEVKSQNGEFMTHKLKHTENSFSRPGARAGEAKEAEGASQVEAGKRLEELRRRRGETESEEFEKLKQKQQEAAQELEELKKKREERRKILEEEEQKRKQEEAERKVREEEEKRRLKEEIERRRAEAAEKRQKMPEDSLSDDKKPFKCFTPKGSSLKIEERAEFLNKSVQKSGIKSTHQAAVVSKIDSRLEQYTSAIEGTKTARPLKPAASDLPVPAEGVRNIKSMWEKGNVFSSPTVSGTPNKETAGLKVGVSSRINEWLTKTPDGNKSPAPKPSDLRPGDVSGKRNLWEKQSVDKVTSPTKQV is encoded by the exons GATCGCCTACCAGAGGAACGATGACGACGAGGAAGAGGCCGCCCGTGAACGGCGCCGCCGCGCCCGGCAGGAGAGGCTGCggcagaagcaggaggaagaaTCCCTGGGGCAGGTGACTGACCAGGTGGAGGTGAATGCCCAGAACAG TGTGGCCGACGAGGAGGTCAAGACAAGCACCGCACACACGCAGCTGGAGGGCGACGACGAGGCTGCGCTCCTGGAGCGTCTGGCTCGGCGGGAGGAAAGACGCCAGAAACGCTTGCAGGAAGCCCTGGAGCGGCAGAAGGAGTTCGACCCCACGGTCACGGACGCGGGCCTGTCGCTGCCCAGCCGGAGGATGCAGAACAACGCGGCCGACAGCGAGGCCGccgagaaggaagaaaagagtgagCGTCGCCAGGAAAGATACGAGATGGAGGAGACGGAAATCGTCACCAAGTCCTATCAGAAGAACGACTGGAGGGACGCTGAGGAgaaaaagcaggaaggaaaagaaaaggaggaagaggaggaagagaagccaaAGCAAGGGAGCCGGGAAGAAAATCAG ATCAAAGATGAGAAGATTAAGAAGGACAAAGAGCCCAAAGAAGTGAAGAGCTTCTTGGATGGAAAGAAGGGATTTACAGAAGTGAAGTCACAGAATGGAGAATTCATGACGCACAAACTTAAACACACCGAGAATAGTTTCAG CCGCCCGGGAGCAAGGGCTGGCGAGGCCAAGGAGGCCGAAGGTGCTTCGCAGGTGGAGGCCGGCAAGCGCCTGGAGGAACTTCGCCGTCGCCGCGGGGAAACCGAGAGTGAGGAGTTCGAGAAGCTCAAACAGAAGCAGCAAGAAGCAgcccaggagctggaggagctgaAGAAAAAGCGGGAGGAGCGAAGGAAGATCctagaggaggaagagcagaagcggaagcaggaggaagcagagagaaaagtcaGAGAGGAG gaagagaagaggaggctAAAGGAAGAGATTGAAAGGCGACGGGCAGAAGCTGCCGAGAAACGTCAGAAGATGCCCGAAGACAGCTTATCAGATGACAAGAAGCCATTCAAGTGTTTCACTCCTAAAGGTTCATCTCTCAAG ATAGAAGAGCGAGCAGAATTTTTGAATAAGTCTGTACAAAAAAG TGGCATCAAATCAACTCATCAAGCAGCAGTCGTCTCCAAGATTGACAGCAGACTGGAGCAGTACACCAGTGCAATTGAG ggaacaaaaaccgCCAGACCTCTGAAGCCAGCGGCCTCGGATCTTCCCGTTCCTGCTGAAGGTGTCCGCAACATCAAGAGCATGTGGGAGAAAGGGAATGTGTTTTCCTCCCCCACTGTGTCAGGCACACCGAATAAG GAGACTGCTGGCTTGAAGGTGGGGGTGTCCAGCCGCATCAATGAATGGCTAACCAAAACCCCAGATGGAAATAAGTCACCCGCTCCCAAACCGTCT GATTTGAGGCCAGGAGACGTATCTGGCAAGCGGAACCTCTGGGAAAAGCAATCTGTGGATAAGGTCACTTCTCCCACTAAG CAGGTCTGA